The bacterium nucleotide sequence TAAGAATTACATTTACAGAGGAGAGTTGAAGTCTTTCAAAACCCCCGGAGGCCAGCATCGGATCTCGAAATTGGATTTGTTTGAAGTAATGGGTCATAGAATAAAAGAGGTTAAAAGAGAACCGCACTCTAAGGAAACCCAGAAATTTTCCGATGAGTTTCGCAAAGATTATGTTAGGGTCATAAGAACTCTACTTGAGGCTATAGAAATTATAGACACCTATGCCCAGGGACATTCAGCCAGAGTTGCTAAGTACTCGTTATCCATCGCTAAAAAGCTTGCTCTTTCGCCTAAAGAGATGAGAAATATAGAATTATCTGCTCTCCTCCACGACATTGGCAAGATTTGTGTAGGAAGTGCCATTTTAGGAAAACCGGGAAGGTTGAATGAGAGGGAATCATTCATAGTAAGAAAGCACGCAGTCGTTGGAGAAGGGATTGTTGAGCAGATAGAATTTCTACAGGCAACCAGACCTTTGATTCGGTACCACCATGAGAGATACGATGGTCAGGGATACCCTGATGGTTTATCGGGGAAAGAGATTCCTTTAGGAGCGCGGATAATTTCAGTAGCCGAAGCATACGATTCCATTACATCCGGTTGTCCTTACCGTCAAGCTTTGCCTTCAAAGGAAGCGGTAAAGGAGTTAGAGAAGAGTGCTGGCAGCCAGTTTGACCCAGTAGTTGTAGAGACCTTTATCGAAGTTTTAAGTATTTGATTTTACATTTTCATGCCATGAATGGCATAGTTTTCTCAGGAAGTTATGTGCTTTTGGTCTGTCGTTGCGGGCCCGAAGGGCGTGGCAATCGACCCGCAGGGTCGTTGCGAGGGCAAAGCCCGTGGCAACCTCGTGCCAAACCATGAGATTGCTTCACTTCGTTCGCAATGACACTTCGTGTCAGATTGCTTCGTCGCGAAGTTTATCCCGCACATTTGTTGTGCGGGGCTCCTCGCAAAGACATTTAGGGGTCTTTTTCAGAGACTTGAAGAAAGTACTTGACTTTTTTGAGAAAGTAATGTAATATCAAAGAAGAAATACAAAACAAGTTAGTGGTTGGAGAAGGTTGAAGCAAAAGGATATTGACAAGTTATTAAGTGGCTATACATCTTTTGAAAGAAGAGTGTGGAAGGTCACATCTACAATTCCCGCCGGACAAACCCGTACGTATCAGTGGGTTGCTCGTCAAATCGGAAATCCTCGCGCGGCAAGGGCTGTAGGTAGAGCTTTAGCCAAAAATCCCCTTCTTGTTGTAATTCCTTGTCATCGGGTAATTCAGAATGATGGAAGTCCTGGGGGATACTCTTTTGGAAAGATAAAAAAGGAAGTGTTGTTAAAGAAGGAAGCTCTGAAGTTGAAGAGCTATTTTA carries:
- a CDS encoding HD-GYP domain-containing protein translates to MGNIFDDNDEFLTAKEAAKLLKVTVGTIKNYIYRGELKSFKTPGGQHRISKLDLFEVMGHRIKEVKREPHSKETQKFSDEFRKDYVRVIRTLLEAIEIIDTYAQGHSARVAKYSLSIAKKLALSPKEMRNIELSALLHDIGKICVGSAILGKPGRLNERESFIVRKHAVVGEGIVEQIEFLQATRPLIRYHHERYDGQGYPDGLSGKEIPLGARIISVAEAYDSITSGCPYRQALPSKEAVKELEKSAGSQFDPVVVETFIEVLSI
- a CDS encoding MGMT family protein translates to MKQKDIDKLLSGYTSFERRVWKVTSTIPAGQTRTYQWVARQIGNPRAARAVGRALAKNPLLVVIPCHRVIQNDGSPGGYSFGKIKKEVLLKKEALKLKSYFRKKGR